A portion of the Alkalinema sp. FACHB-956 genome contains these proteins:
- a CDS encoding CHAT domain-containing protein: MATLSPVLRIVQSTGQKIFAVHAGISCALIALGRLYSFPGMAQSIVPSNDGTATIVTPTGNQFNITGGQISGDSHNLFHSFQQFDLLSGQSANFSINPNIQNILGRIIGGNPSVINGLLQVTGGNANLVLMNPSGILFGQAAQLNVPGSFWATTANGILFGDRWFSASGQNDYANLLGNPSGFAWTTVNPGAIVNAGNLTVGVGQSLGLLGGTVVNTGQLNAPGGEILVQSVPGSSLVKLQRPGSLISLEVQPTNQASNPNRWEFPIASLPQLLANHAGQNATGLTVNAQGVVEITGSGVKVVSASGSTTLSGQVATTGETGGTINILGQQVDLVNAKVNASGNQNGGTIQVGGAYQGNSQLPSATRTTIDQSSTLNADSIDRGNGGSIIVWSQDQTAFLGQISARGGSTIGNGGFVEVSGKKYLTFQGQIDTGANFGKNGTVLLDPQNILIANSPANLQPGESFIDAASLLGAGSTTSFTLTADDNIRIAPNTQLDFGSGSGSLIFQADANGDRVGSFIMDPSSTIIAPTTIGQPGRSIEISGESISLGNITTRSGVDPLGASAGSVTLRANGNITTGYIAAFADHNPNIRNPGRGGDIFIESKEGSIDTRYGGLSSSASNGSAGNITLIARGDILTSPITTNSVSGDSPRSGDLTIISREGKVDLSATGVSSLNGTDPNQFVVIGSTGMQGGTLKIEAKGDVILSNVVGNSSTGTGSSIDVQSSNGNIEVKAGGRGISISSENGSSGSLSLKAPNGKVIIQDNILAGAPQGDGGNVNVLAGQGIEIQGTVDTSAKNTSGSVTFNGTTTLLADTAINSGNNNITFTQQVTGDHALNVSRANQLKFQKDVAVKTLTVNADSTEISGNVSTNNQPITFTKDVTLTAPVTFDAGTSSIDTGTNLNSGNNPLILKADTLNINGTVTGTNSLKILASSAGRNLELGNENTNALSLTADEISKINGFSSATYLPGDGGNLTFSAPITFQTPTILDPGKGSVFLNAPINSNNQELIFGNTVLGADIRISTGIGNITFTGTIDSQLDGLHQLTLNSGSGSIRFANAVGGNKRLKGLVFEQTSEISLNSDINLTTGDLNLIQPVTLTGDSTLSTNSGNLTVQQVTTQPGSTGNLTLQATSGILNVGNLQTNGGTINLTGGAGITAGGTLASNGGAISFNNPLTLSQDVTLNPTTGPILFNGTITGNYALNILNSSQVNFRNNISVGAINFGQAQSIVLNGNLSTLNTPITFNQPTNITTAATINAGTSTITINAPVNAASNPLNLKSNNLDITDLLSGSSTLNITTADLDRTIELGGASTPQALQLSAREIDQITGFSLTTIGSVTSTNQILASSPVSFNTPAVLEPGSNTVFLQADVNSAGKNLTLGRTVLGRDVQINTGNSNGNLTFNSTLNSQVDGGYQLTTSTGQGNLQFNGMVGGSGQRLRSLNISSANQVLTNGGVNITDGNLTIAQQIVLLGNSTFRTETGNLTVGNVTANTPADLSLQAPTGIVQAGNLDTSSTTGNAGSVSIIARESVTTGKINTSSTIGNAGNVFIDPLNDVVIDSINAQALGGGTGGNVQIFTQRYLRAAGTFTDRFGRTASISTADGGAGGSILIVHDGGARFTTFDVGFSDTNGLAGAITTGASNSILPTQFFPGPYQQGNIQIVTSPRLANLLSTIVPEGKIPELLELRRKEEGFGIDRYFTNQLEEFFKNQRNSVTVIKSLDEIQDELRKIEKAIGIRPAIIYAVFLPNGISEQSILYDFPQKFNRRGDNILHLVLVTGQSKPKVYAVPSVTRDLSKQTIDLLQDKLASSNDREQLVTAHDSPGQTFYQWLIAPLVEDLKLWKIQNLTFILDEHLRSTPISIMKKSDRFLLEDYSLGLMPSFSLTDTRFNPDFKKSKIMAMGTGTFTNLGLENLPAVPVELELIRRYLGGSDIQGTENLFKDAQFTPDNLLNHRKDAQIIHIASHAQFQENKADQSFIAFATGREKLRRMGQFKLYDPTVELIVLSACETALGDTQAELGFVGFAAEAGVKTSIGSLWTADDRGTLALMAEFYDQMQKSQLPIKAQALQKAQLALLKGRTKIENGHLVFGDRKYLLPETVIRSGATQEFTNPYFWAAFTLVGSPW, from the coding sequence ATGGCGACTCTCTCACCTGTGCTCCGCATTGTTCAGTCTACTGGACAAAAAATCTTTGCTGTTCATGCTGGAATCAGTTGTGCATTAATTGCCCTGGGACGTCTCTATTCATTCCCTGGAATGGCTCAATCGATCGTTCCTAGCAATGATGGTACAGCGACGATCGTGACTCCCACTGGCAATCAGTTCAACATTACAGGGGGCCAGATTTCTGGAGATAGTCATAATCTCTTTCATAGCTTTCAACAGTTTGATCTCCTCTCTGGACAGTCTGCTAATTTTTCCATTAATCCAAATATTCAAAATATTTTGGGTCGCATTATAGGGGGTAATCCCTCAGTCATTAATGGCTTACTGCAAGTAACTGGCGGAAATGCTAATTTGGTCTTGATGAATCCGTCCGGGATTCTCTTTGGACAGGCCGCGCAATTAAATGTCCCCGGTTCATTCTGGGCCACGACTGCTAACGGGATTTTATTCGGCGATCGTTGGTTTAGTGCAAGTGGTCAGAATGATTATGCCAATTTACTGGGCAATCCATCGGGGTTTGCTTGGACGACGGTCAATCCTGGGGCGATCGTCAATGCTGGAAATTTAACCGTGGGGGTAGGGCAGTCCCTTGGATTGCTGGGGGGAACCGTTGTCAATACGGGGCAATTGAACGCGCCGGGGGGAGAAATTTTAGTTCAATCTGTTCCTGGCAGTAGTTTGGTCAAGCTTCAGCGGCCTGGTAGTTTGATTAGTTTGGAAGTACAACCTACCAATCAGGCTAGTAATCCCAACCGTTGGGAATTTCCGATCGCTTCTCTGCCCCAATTGCTTGCCAACCATGCAGGACAGAATGCAACTGGACTGACCGTGAATGCTCAAGGGGTTGTCGAAATAACTGGTTCTGGGGTCAAGGTTGTATCTGCATCCGGTAGCACAACCCTTTCTGGTCAAGTAGCAACCACGGGCGAAACAGGTGGGACTATTAATATTTTGGGTCAGCAAGTTGATTTAGTGAATGCTAAAGTTAATGCTTCTGGCAATCAAAATGGTGGAACGATCCAAGTCGGAGGTGCTTACCAGGGGAATTCTCAACTGCCTAGTGCAACACGAACCACAATAGATCAGTCTAGTACGCTGAATGCTGACAGTATCGATCGGGGGAACGGGGGATCAATTATTGTATGGTCGCAAGATCAAACAGCATTTTTAGGGCAAATTAGTGCTCGGGGTGGAAGCACGATCGGAAATGGTGGCTTTGTTGAAGTATCTGGTAAGAAATATCTGACTTTTCAAGGACAAATAGATACTGGAGCCAACTTCGGTAAGAACGGTACTGTACTCCTAGACCCTCAGAATATTTTAATTGCTAATAGTCCAGCTAATTTACAACCGGGAGAATCCTTCATTGATGCGGCTAGCCTTCTAGGGGCAGGGAGTACGACATCCTTTACCTTGACAGCAGATGATAATATCCGGATTGCACCTAATACCCAACTTGATTTTGGCTCTGGCTCTGGTTCTTTGATCTTTCAGGCGGATGCTAATGGCGATCGGGTGGGTTCATTTATCATGGACCCCTCGAGTACAATCATTGCTCCCACAACCATTGGGCAACCGGGTAGAAGCATTGAGATTTCGGGTGAATCCATTAGTTTAGGGAATATTACAACCCGGAGTGGGGTCGATCCGCTGGGTGCTTCCGCCGGATCGGTTACGTTAAGGGCGAATGGCAATATTACAACAGGGTATATTGCAGCCTTTGCAGACCACAATCCCAATATTCGTAATCCTGGTCGTGGCGGAGATATTTTCATCGAAAGCAAAGAAGGTAGTATTGACACACGCTATGGCGGCTTATCTAGCTCAGCTTCTAATGGATCAGCAGGAAACATCACTCTAATTGCGAGGGGAGACATTCTCACTTCACCCATCACAACGAACTCGGTCTCAGGAGACAGCCCAAGATCGGGGGATTTAACAATTATTAGTCGTGAAGGGAAGGTTGATTTAAGCGCTACCGGTGTTTCCAGTCTAAATGGAACAGATCCAAACCAGTTTGTGGTTATTGGGAGTACGGGGATGCAAGGTGGTACGCTCAAAATTGAAGCTAAGGGAGATGTCATTCTTTCAAATGTTGTCGGGAACTCGTCTACTGGAACTGGCAGCAGTATTGATGTGCAAAGTAGTAATGGCAATATTGAAGTTAAAGCAGGTGGACGAGGCATTAGTATTAGTTCTGAGAATGGTTCAAGTGGATCGCTGAGTCTAAAAGCACCGAACGGTAAGGTAATCATCCAAGACAATATCTTAGCAGGTGCACCTCAAGGGGATGGCGGCAATGTTAATGTTCTAGCTGGCCAAGGTATTGAGATTCAAGGAACAGTTGACACATCCGCTAAAAACACCAGTGGATCAGTCACGTTCAATGGCACTACTACATTACTGGCAGATACAGCAATCAACTCCGGTAACAACAACATTACATTTACTCAGCAAGTCACAGGAGACCACGCACTCAATGTTTCTCGTGCCAATCAACTGAAGTTTCAAAAAGATGTTGCAGTTAAAACATTAACGGTTAACGCTGATAGTACAGAAATCAGTGGAAACGTTAGTACTAATAACCAGCCCATCACCTTTACGAAAGACGTTACTCTTACTGCACCGGTTACCTTTGACGCTGGAACTTCGAGCATTGATACAGGCACCAACCTAAATTCTGGCAATAATCCCTTGATCCTCAAGGCCGATACTTTAAATATTAATGGTACTGTTACCGGAACCAACTCTTTAAAAATCTTAGCTTCTAGTGCTGGAAGGAACTTGGAGCTAGGTAACGAAAATACAAATGCGTTAAGCTTGACAGCTGATGAAATTTCTAAAATTAATGGATTTTCCTCTGCGACCTATCTTCCGGGGGATGGTGGTAATCTCACTTTTTCCGCACCCATAACTTTCCAGACACCTACAATTCTTGATCCAGGTAAGGGATCCGTTTTCCTAAATGCTCCTATCAATTCCAACAATCAAGAATTAATTTTTGGCAATACAGTTTTGGGTGCAGATATTCGTATCAGTACTGGGATTGGCAATATTACCTTTACTGGAACGATCGATAGTCAATTAGATGGGCTGCATCAACTCACTCTCAATAGTGGTAGTGGCTCTATTCGTTTTGCGAATGCTGTCGGTGGCAACAAACGCCTCAAAGGACTGGTATTTGAACAAACTAGTGAGATTTCTTTGAACAGTGATATTAACCTAACCACTGGTGATCTCAACCTAATTCAACCAGTCACATTGACGGGAGACAGTACACTTAGCACAAATAGTGGCAACCTAACAGTACAGCAAGTCACAACCCAACCTGGTTCTACAGGTAATTTAACACTGCAAGCTACAAGCGGCATTCTCAATGTTGGTAATCTGCAAACGAATGGCGGAACTATCAACCTTACAGGAGGTGCAGGCATCACAGCAGGAGGAACCTTAGCTAGCAATGGTGGTGCTATCAGCTTTAATAACCCTCTGACTCTCTCTCAAGACGTAACTTTAAATCCAACAACAGGCCCAATCCTGTTTAACGGAACTATCACTGGGAATTATGCACTGAATATTCTCAATAGTTCACAAGTTAACTTCCGCAACAACATTTCTGTCGGAGCGATTAACTTTGGCCAAGCTCAAAGTATCGTTCTAAATGGAAATCTGAGTACTCTAAATACTCCAATTACCTTCAACCAACCGACAAACATTACTACTGCTGCAACAATTAATGCAGGAACTAGCACAATTACTATTAACGCACCTGTTAATGCAGCTAGCAATCCACTGAACTTAAAGTCAAATAATCTTGACATTACAGACTTACTCAGTGGTAGTAGTACATTGAATATTACTACAGCAGACTTAGATCGCACGATCGAACTTGGGGGAGCCTCTACTCCTCAGGCACTACAACTATCTGCACGCGAGATAGACCAGATTACTGGCTTTAGCTTAACGACGATTGGCTCAGTAACCAGCACAAACCAAATTTTAGCTTCTAGTCCAGTTAGCTTTAATACCCCGGCTGTACTAGAACCAGGGAGCAACACGGTATTTCTCCAAGCTGATGTCAATAGTGCAGGGAAGAACTTAACCCTAGGGCGCACAGTTTTAGGCCGAGACGTGCAAATTAATACAGGCAACAGTAATGGAAATCTAACCTTTAATAGCACTTTGAACAGTCAAGTTGATGGAGGTTATCAATTAACCACTAGCACAGGACAAGGCAATCTTCAATTTAACGGAATGGTAGGTGGCAGTGGCCAGCGGCTCCGAAGCCTGAACATTTCGAGTGCAAATCAAGTACTGACTAACGGTGGTGTCAATATTACCGATGGTAATCTTACGATCGCGCAACAGATCGTGTTGCTGGGTAACAGTACATTCAGGACTGAAACTGGCAATCTCACCGTAGGGAATGTGACGGCTAACACCCCAGCTGACCTCTCCCTCCAGGCTCCCACAGGTATTGTTCAAGCGGGTAATCTAGATACCTCCTCAACCACAGGGAATGCAGGGTCAGTCAGCATCATTGCCCGTGAAAGTGTCACCACTGGCAAAATCAATACTAGCTCTACCATTGGCAATGCAGGTAATGTCTTTATCGATCCGCTCAATGATGTTGTGATTGATTCCATTAATGCCCAAGCCTTAGGGGGCGGTACAGGTGGGAATGTGCAGATCTTCACGCAGCGGTACTTGCGGGCAGCCGGAACCTTTACTGATCGCTTTGGCAGAACCGCTAGCATCTCTACGGCAGATGGTGGTGCTGGTGGAAGTATTTTAATTGTCCACGATGGCGGTGCCAGATTCACCACCTTTGATGTCGGCTTTAGCGATACGAATGGACTGGCTGGGGCGATTACCACGGGTGCTAGTAACTCCATCCTGCCCACCCAATTCTTCCCAGGGCCTTATCAACAAGGCAATATTCAGATTGTTACTTCCCCCCGACTGGCCAATCTCCTATCCACGATCGTTCCAGAAGGCAAAATTCCTGAACTCTTAGAGCTACGACGTAAAGAGGAAGGCTTTGGCATCGATCGCTATTTCACAAATCAACTAGAAGAATTTTTCAAAAACCAACGGAATAGCGTCACAGTCATTAAATCTCTGGATGAGATACAAGACGAACTACGAAAAATTGAAAAAGCGATCGGCATTCGTCCTGCAATTATCTATGCTGTCTTTCTTCCAAATGGAATTAGCGAACAATCGATTCTCTATGATTTTCCACAGAAATTTAATAGACGAGGCGATAATATTCTTCATCTCGTCCTAGTAACGGGTCAAAGTAAGCCAAAAGTCTATGCAGTCCCATCTGTTACGCGTGATCTGAGTAAACAAACTATCGATCTATTGCAGGATAAATTAGCTTCATCCAATGACCGTGAACAACTTGTGACAGCTCATGATTCTCCAGGGCAAACATTTTATCAATGGTTGATAGCTCCCTTAGTAGAAGATTTGAAACTATGGAAAATTCAAAATCTAACTTTTATTCTTGATGAACACTTGAGATCAACGCCGATCTCCATTATGAAGAAAAGCGATCGATTTCTTCTGGAAGACTATAGCCTAGGTTTAATGCCTAGTTTTAGCTTGACGGATACTAGATTTAATCCTGATTTTAAAAAGTCTAAAATTATGGCAATGGGAACTGGTACTTTCACTAATTTAGGTTTAGAGAATTTGCCAGCAGTACCAGTTGAATTAGAACTGATTCGTCGTTATTTAGGTGGCAGTGATATTCAAGGCACTGAGAACCTATTCAAGGATGCACAATTTACTCCTGATAATCTTCTAAATCATCGTAAGGATGCTCAAATTATTCACATTGCTTCTCATGCTCAGTTTCAAGAAAATAAAGCAGATCAATCTTTTATTGCCTTTGCAACTGGTCGCGAAAAGCTAAGGCGAATGGGACAATTTAAACTCTATGATCCTACTGTAGAATTGATCGTTTTAAGTGCTTGCGAAACCGCATTAGGCGATACGCAGGCGGAACTTGGGTTCGTTGGTTTCGCTGCAGAAGCTGGTGTCAAAACGTCTATCGGTAGTTTGTGGACAGCAGATGACCGTGGCACTCTAGCACTCATGGCTGAATTCTATGATCAGATGCAAAAATCTCAACTGCCCATTAAGGCTCAAGCCCTGCAAAAGGCGCAACTTGCCCTTCTCAAGGGCAGAACCAAGATTGAAAATGGCCATCTTGTTTTTGGCGATCGTAAATATCTCTTACCTGAAACAGTAATTCGTTCAGGAGCTACCCAGGAATTTACAAATCCATATTTTTGGGCAGCCTTTACCTTAGTAGGTAGCCCTTGGTAA
- a CDS encoding DUF928 domain-containing protein translates to MGEFTKVDAASQPQKTGNQTQLKRPVIRFISGKSRGNPPKSNNPGGSRNSCPNVQPQALVYTPQPDGFTLSDRPTFWLYFPYQLVSNLTPDTKVTNQVLQSDMRVRLIVRELSDNQAIYDSGKKQVKIAAPGFVALRLPAEKTLAVGKKYRWMVELYCGGPKRVPNAIEGIVERVGVPSQTIETQLKQAKTDLDRLQIYAQNGFWYETVDGLIRLREKMPEDLQIQENWQRLLEEAQIKDLKDQKIQELEIQP, encoded by the coding sequence ATGGGTGAGTTCACTAAAGTTGATGCCGCATCTCAACCGCAGAAAACGGGTAATCAAACACAATTAAAAAGACCCGTTATTCGATTTATATCAGGTAAATCTCGCGGTAATCCCCCTAAAAGTAACAATCCCGGTGGCAGCCGCAACAGTTGTCCCAATGTCCAGCCCCAAGCACTGGTCTATACGCCTCAACCAGATGGGTTCACCCTAAGCGATCGTCCCACTTTCTGGCTCTATTTCCCCTATCAATTAGTGTCTAATTTAACGCCTGACACTAAAGTCACGAATCAGGTCTTGCAAAGTGATATGCGGGTCCGTCTGATTGTGCGTGAACTATCCGATAACCAAGCTATCTATGACAGTGGTAAAAAGCAAGTCAAGATTGCTGCTCCTGGTTTTGTAGCGTTACGCTTGCCAGCGGAGAAGACGCTGGCAGTGGGTAAAAAATATCGTTGGATGGTGGAACTCTATTGTGGAGGTCCCAAGCGAGTTCCTAACGCTATCGAAGGAATTGTAGAACGGGTGGGAGTTCCTTCGCAGACAATTGAGACTCAACTCAAACAGGCTAAAACAGATCTCGATCGCTTACAGATCTATGCACAAAATGGTTTTTGGTATGAAACCGTTGATGGACTGATTCGCCTACGTGAAAAAATGCCTGAGGATCTACAGATCCAGGAGAACTGGCAACGCTTATTAGAAGAAGCCCAAATTAAAGATCTGAAGGATCAAAAGATTCAGGAGCTAGAAATACAGCCTTAG
- a CDS encoding CHASE2 domain-containing protein, whose product MVISSQQILLKLTGTPATGFNGEVDWDHQEKEAKPAFGQLPANLPLLASYHHWRSNYRGYGGIADYRIEEIESTSQVTLFTLKQEGKSVLKTFEHWLAAESFQPIVQWLKLELEIARREGREARILLQTDNAEIRLLPWQVWSFLQAYTHLEIAFAPITYTEIPQPPSQEELRILVILGCSDGIDTNRDRHQWMSLPNVIVELLEEPTREAFAQALQQSSWDILFFAGHSQTEQLEGFIDLNPSDRLSLEELKRTLKTAITRGLKLAIFNSCDGLGVLNTFSGLHIPQMIVMREPIPDKVAHKFLEYFLTAFSSGKSFYAAVAQAREQLEGLQDQYPCATWLPVSYQNPAIEPLRWPSPESPAKRQWWQKLGILLIMNLTLVGITYSMHSFGWLKAPELAAYDWMMRHRPNRDMPSSPIVILTIDDPQLQRQQTSGGNPSLPDHIFDPLLKKLKSLEPAVIGNLVVRDYRSSKQYSQLDTQIRKTDNLLFICSEKSGIPPALSALSQADLENRIGFSDYLDEPDTIVRRHLISQDESLNCPTTIAFSALTALRYLAATQKLPAHWLNEEGEFDPDRLTHSYLHQRPGIYQGSSTAGHQLLLHYRHQDGKIRGVFQEIPLQDFLDRANKLSLKGKIVLIGVTATTASDSAWQSTPYGSDAARQLPEVLIEAHKIQQILDHAEGLPVILTFGSSLEELIWLILWAGLGCGLVLGVKPLSWKILGVTAGIIVLTGSSLYILNQGIVASYIPALMIFALGASATAMIDRSMLRA is encoded by the coding sequence ATGGTCATTTCCAGCCAGCAGATCTTGCTCAAGCTCACAGGCACTCCCGCCACTGGATTCAATGGCGAAGTTGACTGGGATCACCAGGAAAAGGAAGCCAAGCCAGCATTCGGGCAATTACCGGCAAATCTACCGCTCCTGGCGTCTTATCACCACTGGAGATCAAACTATCGCGGCTATGGCGGTATTGCAGACTATCGTATTGAGGAAATTGAAAGTACAAGTCAGGTTACATTATTCACGCTTAAACAAGAGGGAAAATCTGTTTTAAAAACCTTTGAACATTGGTTGGCTGCTGAATCTTTCCAACCGATCGTGCAATGGCTGAAGTTAGAACTGGAAATCGCTAGACGGGAAGGCAGAGAGGCCCGAATCCTACTGCAAACCGATAACGCCGAAATTCGATTACTCCCCTGGCAGGTCTGGTCATTCCTCCAAGCCTATACCCATCTTGAAATTGCCTTTGCACCCATCACCTATACCGAAATTCCTCAACCCCCTTCCCAGGAGGAACTTCGTATTTTAGTGATTTTAGGGTGTTCCGATGGCATTGATACCAATCGCGATCGTCACCAATGGATGAGTCTGCCTAATGTAATTGTAGAATTGTTGGAAGAACCCACTCGTGAGGCATTCGCTCAAGCACTCCAGCAATCTTCCTGGGATATTCTGTTTTTCGCAGGCCATAGTCAGACTGAGCAACTGGAAGGATTTATTGACCTCAATCCGAGCGATCGCTTATCCCTAGAAGAACTGAAACGAACTTTAAAAACAGCTATTACACGAGGTTTAAAACTCGCAATTTTTAATTCCTGTGATGGCCTGGGGGTATTGAATACATTTTCAGGCTTGCATATTCCCCAAATGATTGTCATGCGGGAACCCATTCCTGATAAAGTTGCCCACAAGTTCCTAGAGTACTTTCTCACAGCATTCTCCTCGGGGAAATCCTTCTATGCCGCCGTGGCCCAAGCTCGGGAACAGTTAGAGGGGCTACAAGATCAATATCCCTGTGCCACGTGGCTGCCCGTCAGTTACCAGAATCCGGCGATCGAGCCTTTACGATGGCCTTCCCCAGAAAGTCCAGCCAAAAGACAATGGTGGCAAAAGCTGGGAATTCTGCTAATCATGAATCTGACATTAGTCGGAATTACGTATTCAATGCACAGTTTTGGCTGGCTCAAAGCCCCGGAATTAGCGGCCTATGACTGGATGATGCGTCATCGTCCTAATCGTGATATGCCATCCAGTCCGATCGTCATTTTAACGATCGATGACCCACAACTCCAACGGCAACAAACATCTGGAGGCAATCCATCCCTTCCAGATCACATTTTTGATCCCCTTTTAAAAAAGTTGAAATCATTGGAACCCGCCGTAATTGGGAATCTAGTCGTCCGTGACTATCGAAGTTCAAAGCAGTATTCTCAGTTAGATACCCAAATTCGTAAAACAGATAACTTATTGTTTATATGTTCAGAAAAATCAGGAATCCCACCAGCTTTATCAGCCTTGTCTCAGGCTGACCTAGAAAATCGTATCGGGTTTTCTGATTATCTAGATGAACCTGATACTATCGTGCGAAGGCACCTGATCAGTCAAGATGAAAGTCTCAATTGCCCGACTACAATAGCTTTCAGTGCTCTAACTGCATTACGGTATTTAGCAGCAACGCAAAAACTCCCAGCCCATTGGCTCAATGAAGAGGGCGAATTTGACCCCGATCGACTCACCCATTCCTATCTCCATCAACGCCCAGGCATCTATCAAGGTTCCAGTACAGCAGGACATCAACTGCTGCTACACTACCGTCATCAAGATGGTAAAATCCGGGGCGTTTTTCAGGAAATTCCCTTACAGGATTTTCTCGATCGCGCAAATAAGCTTTCATTAAAGGGCAAAATTGTCCTCATTGGGGTCACTGCAACCACCGCATCTGATTCTGCATGGCAAAGTACTCCCTATGGAAGTGACGCCGCTAGACAGCTACCCGAAGTCCTCATTGAAGCCCATAAAATTCAGCAAATCCTCGATCATGCAGAGGGTTTACCAGTAATCTTGACATTTGGGTCGAGTTTGGAAGAACTCATCTGGCTCATTCTTTGGGCTGGATTGGGATGTGGTTTAGTGCTGGGAGTGAAACCTTTATCCTGGAAAATTCTAGGAGTTACTGCTGGAATTATTGTGCTCACTGGCAGTAGCCTGTATATACTAAATCAAGGAATTGTAGCATCTTACATTCCAGCGCTAATGATCTTTGCACTTGGAGCAAGTGCCACTGCAATGATTGATCGATCAATGTTAAGGGCATGA
- a CDS encoding DUF1822 family protein yields MNSELYLTFPITADIRDRAAQFAEPVRHDRKKYDRIYRNTIAVGLMHYYVSQFLGIATDLAQSESWDLASRLVLDVADLWIPNIGSIECRTVEPGESVCLIPTEAWENRRGYAVLELNSDYTAGKVLGFTPALNPQQPGVLPLNTLQSIDALLDILEASETPSLQATIQTSITKLGNWLQGEFNGAWQSLSEGFQQLAAPQPEVAFNFRRSPSSEASPYRSAVQGQRTLILKQLPLALIVHYSPEAEGDRIQLSIKVCPTDDRISIPPDLQLIVSSGETVLKAAQRDIGNYVEKQLRGTSGEQFKVQVRWRDAEFTEEFEI; encoded by the coding sequence ATGAACTCCGAACTTTACCTGACTTTTCCCATTACCGCTGACATCCGCGATCGCGCAGCCCAGTTTGCAGAACCCGTCCGCCACGATCGCAAGAAGTACGATCGGATTTATCGCAATACGATCGCGGTTGGTTTAATGCATTATTACGTCTCACAATTTTTGGGCATTGCAACCGATCTCGCTCAAAGTGAGAGTTGGGATCTTGCCAGTCGATTAGTTCTCGATGTGGCCGATCTGTGGATTCCTAACATCGGTTCGATCGAATGCCGCACGGTAGAACCAGGGGAATCCGTTTGCTTAATTCCCACAGAAGCTTGGGAAAACCGCAGGGGCTACGCTGTGCTTGAACTCAATTCAGACTATACCGCTGGGAAAGTGCTCGGTTTTACGCCAGCCCTGAATCCTCAACAACCTGGAGTTCTTCCATTAAACACATTACAATCGATCGATGCCTTACTAGACATCCTCGAAGCCTCTGAGACGCCCTCTCTGCAAGCAACCATTCAAACGTCCATCACCAAGCTCGGCAACTGGTTGCAGGGTGAGTTCAATGGCGCATGGCAATCCCTCTCAGAAGGGTTTCAGCAACTCGCAGCCCCCCAACCGGAAGTGGCATTTAATTTCCGGCGTAGCCCATCGAGTGAAGCTTCCCCCTATCGTTCTGCGGTACAGGGCCAGAGAACATTGATCCTCAAGCAGCTGCCCTTGGCATTAATCGTTCACTACAGTCCTGAGGCAGAGGGCGATCGCATTCAGTTAAGTATTAAAGTTTGTCCAACGGACGATCGGATTTCCATTCCGCCCGATTTACAACTGATTGTGAGTTCAGGAGAGACGGTTCTCAAAGCCGCCCAGCGGGATATTGGCAATTACGTTGAAAAACAACTCAGGGGAACCTCAGGCGAACAGTTCAAAGTTCAAGTCCGGTGGCGGGACGCTGAATTTACAGAAGAATTCGAGATTTAA
- a CDS encoding sigma-70 family RNA polymerase sigma factor — translation MLPLDQELNALIEEARQHPRDSIARKRILNRVAAKIQQSGKLLKKDSNQRYYEDAVMDMWVYFMNNVCEATTANSAYDPAKSPDGSVITWLNVYLNFRLKDSSNRQRKEDSQRIWKKFDPETNDSIDPIDNLADPNLYDADESELIQILRQWLTTDPDQKLSQCYPKNQPLASCKTLIQARLLPPEIDWKDLAQELNLPLQTLHSHFRRHCLKLLQAFCHSQGFYD, via the coding sequence ATGCTCCCCCTCGATCAAGAACTCAATGCCCTGATTGAAGAGGCTCGCCAGCACCCACGCGATAGCATTGCCCGGAAACGGATTCTCAACCGAGTCGCCGCAAAAATTCAACAATCCGGAAAACTGCTCAAGAAAGATAGCAACCAGCGCTATTACGAAGATGCAGTCATGGATATGTGGGTCTACTTTATGAATAATGTTTGCGAAGCAACTACCGCAAACTCGGCCTATGACCCCGCCAAGAGTCCGGATGGTAGTGTTATTACTTGGCTCAACGTCTATTTAAATTTTCGACTGAAGGACAGCAGTAACCGACAACGAAAAGAAGATAGCCAAAGAATTTGGAAAAAGTTTGACCCCGAAACTAATGACTCCATTGATCCGATCGATAACCTAGCCGATCCTAATCTTTACGACGCTGACGAATCAGAACTGATTCAAATTCTTCGTCAATGGTTGACCACGGATCCTGACCAAAAGCTCAGTCAATGTTATCCGAAGAATCAACCCCTAGCGTCCTGTAAAACATTAATTCAGGCCAGATTATTACCCCCAGAAATCGATTGGAAAGATCTCGCTCAAGAATTGAACTTACCCCTGCAAACCTTACACAGTCACTTTCGACGCCACTGCCTCAAGCTACTTCAAGCCTTTTGCCACTCTCAAGGTTTTTATGACTAA